Proteins encoded by one window of Chondromyces crocatus:
- a CDS encoding universal stress protein → MSLKHPKIIVAALDTSQRAAGVLEEAVDLAQKLGGKVLLVRAVGIPHEIPPEALSATPNAVPEILGRIAREDLEQRARAVPEGLLHGIQVRTGVGWQVICDEADAADADLIVIGSHGYQGIDRLLGTTASRVVNHATRSVLVVREKPVKSA, encoded by the coding sequence ATGAGCCTCAAGCACCCGAAGATCATCGTGGCCGCGCTGGACACCTCGCAGCGCGCGGCAGGCGTCCTCGAGGAGGCGGTGGATCTGGCGCAGAAGCTCGGGGGAAAGGTCCTCCTGGTGCGCGCGGTGGGCATCCCGCACGAGATCCCGCCGGAGGCGCTGAGCGCGACGCCGAACGCGGTGCCCGAGATCCTCGGGCGCATCGCGCGGGAGGACCTCGAGCAGCGTGCGCGCGCGGTGCCGGAAGGGCTGCTGCACGGCATCCAGGTGCGCACGGGCGTGGGGTGGCAGGTCATCTGCGACGAGGCCGACGCGGCGGACGCCGACCTCATCGTGATCGGCTCGCACGGGTATCAAGGGATCGATCGACTCCTCGGAACGACGGCGTCGCGGGTCGTGAACCACGCGACCCGCTCGGTGCTGGTGGTCCGGGAGAAGCCGGTGAAGTCGGCCTGA
- a CDS encoding phosphoadenylyl-sulfate reductase has protein sequence MRITQADLVPLNQRFEDAAPLDILRFAREVFGERAAILSSMQRAGTALCHMADRAGLDFDVLFVDTGVLHTQTLETRDALASTHRHLRIHTLHPERGFLEQTREEGLLYVTPEGQERCCDLRKTAPLRSVRGRYDALIGALRRGEGGARARVQPFALDVDMNTLRIHPLAHVTSETLNAYFTEHPDALQNPLHLMGFPTIGCFPCTTPVLPDEPERAGRWRHLASVAYCGINPTDRGALGDGVVLDDRYVTALQP, from the coding sequence GTGAGGATCACCCAAGCGGATCTCGTCCCGCTCAACCAGCGCTTCGAGGACGCGGCGCCGCTCGACATCCTCCGCTTCGCGCGGGAGGTGTTCGGGGAGCGCGCCGCCATCCTGAGCAGCATGCAGCGCGCTGGCACCGCTCTCTGCCACATGGCGGATCGGGCGGGACTCGACTTCGACGTCCTCTTCGTGGACACGGGCGTGCTCCACACGCAGACGCTCGAGACGCGAGACGCCCTCGCGAGCACCCACCGCCACCTGCGCATCCACACGCTGCACCCCGAGCGCGGCTTCCTCGAACAGACCCGCGAGGAAGGTCTGCTCTACGTCACGCCCGAGGGACAAGAGCGTTGCTGTGACCTGCGCAAGACGGCACCCCTGCGCTCGGTGCGAGGACGTTACGACGCCTTGATCGGCGCCCTTCGGCGAGGGGAGGGCGGCGCACGCGCGCGGGTGCAGCCGTTTGCGCTCGACGTGGACATGAACACGCTGCGCATCCACCCGCTCGCGCACGTCACGAGCGAGACGCTGAACGCTTACTTCACCGAGCACCCGGACGCGCTGCAGAACCCGCTGCACCTCATGGGCTTTCCCACCATCGGTTGCTTTCCCTGCACCACGCCGGTGCTCCCCGACGAGCCGGAGCGGGCTGGACGGTGGCGCCACCTCGCCAGCGTGGCCTACTGCGGCATCAACCCCACCGATCGGGGTGCGCTGGGGGATGGGGTGGTGCTCGACGATCGGTACGTCACCGCCCTCCAGCCCTGA
- a CDS encoding IgGFc-binding protein: MRRAASWFLMAMTLGSTGAAFFACSATSDGNGFTSGTGANGQGAGTPSGTGGEGGVLFDTDGGTGCTGERSCSASTNEVLCNGQVLTACPADQRCANGECMPPCQAAEINKSTVGCDYYTVNPDVTFSAGACFAAFVANTFSAPVEIRVERDGVPLDASTFARIPSGSGQSMTYAPLPNGMLPAGEIAILFLAQFGPERLYTPACPAGVVPAVSNEDAALHGTGIGKSFHIRTSAPVVAYDIFPYGGGKSAITSATLLLPTTAWDTNYVGVAPYQTTSSSADFFSWLQIVAAEDNTQVTISPTAAIQGGTGVPATGAGQPMSYSLQRGQVLQFSQAQELSGSPIQSTKPIGLFGGNRCMTIPASSSACDAGHQMIPPVRALGREYVAVRYRSRVDGGNESVPWRLVGAVGGTTLTYEPSQPPGAPSSLETGQVVEFNSPGPFTVRSQDKEHPFYMSAHMTGCSSVSPSPVGCPGDPESVNVIPTEQYLNNYVFFTDPTYPETNLVIVRKRGANGFADVTLDCAGVLGGWQPADASGMYEYTRFDLVRGNFQPQGSCDNGRREMKSEEPFTLTVWGWGTSATGGDISNPNVSGFYTQYCSYAYPAGASVQAISNVVVPTAPQ; the protein is encoded by the coding sequence ATGAGACGAGCGGCTTCCTGGTTCCTGATGGCGATGACGCTCGGCAGCACGGGCGCCGCTTTCTTCGCGTGCTCGGCGACGAGCGATGGCAACGGCTTCACGAGCGGCACCGGGGCGAACGGCCAGGGTGCGGGTACCCCGAGCGGCACGGGGGGCGAAGGCGGCGTGCTCTTCGACACCGACGGCGGCACGGGCTGCACCGGGGAGAGGTCATGCTCCGCGAGCACGAACGAGGTGCTCTGCAATGGCCAGGTGCTCACCGCGTGTCCGGCCGACCAGCGCTGCGCCAACGGCGAGTGCATGCCCCCGTGTCAGGCGGCGGAGATCAACAAGAGCACCGTCGGCTGTGACTACTACACCGTCAATCCCGACGTGACGTTCTCGGCGGGCGCGTGCTTCGCGGCGTTCGTCGCCAACACCTTCAGCGCGCCGGTGGAGATCAGGGTGGAGCGCGATGGGGTCCCGCTCGACGCCTCGACGTTCGCGCGCATCCCCTCGGGATCGGGGCAGTCGATGACCTACGCGCCGCTGCCGAACGGGATGCTGCCTGCTGGTGAGATCGCGATCCTGTTCCTGGCCCAGTTCGGTCCGGAGCGGCTCTACACGCCCGCATGTCCCGCGGGCGTGGTCCCGGCGGTGAGCAACGAGGACGCCGCCTTGCACGGGACGGGCATCGGCAAGTCGTTCCACATCCGCACCTCGGCGCCGGTGGTGGCGTACGACATCTTCCCGTACGGCGGCGGCAAGAGCGCGATCACCAGCGCGACGCTGCTTCTGCCGACGACCGCGTGGGACACCAACTACGTGGGCGTGGCGCCCTACCAGACGACGTCGAGCAGCGCGGACTTCTTCTCCTGGCTGCAGATCGTGGCCGCCGAAGACAACACCCAGGTGACCATCAGCCCCACGGCGGCGATCCAGGGCGGAACCGGGGTGCCGGCGACGGGCGCCGGGCAGCCGATGAGCTATTCGCTCCAGCGAGGGCAGGTGCTGCAGTTCAGCCAGGCGCAGGAGCTGAGTGGTAGCCCGATCCAGTCCACGAAGCCCATCGGGCTGTTCGGCGGCAACCGCTGCATGACCATCCCCGCGTCGAGCAGCGCGTGCGACGCTGGCCACCAGATGATTCCGCCGGTGAGGGCGCTCGGTCGCGAGTACGTGGCCGTGCGTTACCGGTCGCGCGTGGACGGGGGCAACGAGTCGGTTCCGTGGCGTCTGGTCGGTGCGGTCGGTGGCACCACGCTCACTTACGAGCCTTCCCAGCCGCCCGGAGCCCCCTCGTCGCTGGAGACCGGGCAGGTGGTGGAGTTCAACTCGCCCGGGCCGTTCACCGTGCGGAGCCAGGACAAGGAGCATCCCTTCTACATGTCGGCGCACATGACGGGCTGTTCGTCCGTGTCGCCGTCTCCGGTGGGGTGCCCAGGCGATCCCGAGTCGGTCAACGTGATCCCGACCGAGCAGTACCTGAACAACTACGTGTTCTTCACCGACCCGACCTACCCGGAGACGAACCTGGTCATCGTGCGCAAGCGGGGCGCGAACGGCTTCGCCGACGTCACGCTCGACTGCGCTGGCGTGCTCGGCGGCTGGCAGCCGGCAGACGCCAGCGGAATGTACGAGTACACGCGCTTCGATCTGGTGCGTGGGAACTTCCAGCCCCAGGGCAGCTGCGACAACGGCCGCCGCGAGATGAAGAGCGAGGAGCCCTTCACGCTCACCGTCTGGGGCTGGGGCACCTCGGCGACGGGCGGAGACATCTCGAACCCCAACGTGTCCGGCTTCTACACCCAGTACTGCAGCTACGCGTATCCGGCCGGTGCGAGCGTGCAGGCGATCAGCAACGTGGTGGTGCCGACCGCTCCGCAGTGA
- the yedA gene encoding drug/metabolite exporter YedA, with product MPTADTTLVAPECDLPPPPAPAPARAGRARRPTPPSFSPALKERLLIAASLTALYLIWGSTYLGMKVAIETLPPFLMAAIRFITAGGLLYGALRLAGVPAPDRRQWGASARTGALLLVCGNGFVAVGQQWVSSSFAAVVVATMPLWMALFSTVQSARGVAGALRPSRVEWLGLLIGFAGAALLQAGGELRAAHPAALLILFAPVCWALGSLQSRTLPLPKGPMATAAQMLTGGVAMLGVSFLLGERITVAPSPRSLIAVAYLTLFGSIVAFSAYGYLLRRVRPAIATSYAYVNPMVAIALGAFFGGETIPLSTWIAAVVILVGVAISARARASSAPHPVTPLKA from the coding sequence ATGCCCACCGCGGACACCACCCTCGTCGCGCCCGAGTGCGATCTCCCACCACCACCTGCGCCGGCGCCGGCGCGGGCAGGGCGCGCCCGTCGACCCACCCCGCCGAGCTTCTCCCCGGCGCTCAAGGAGCGGCTCTTGATCGCGGCGTCGCTCACCGCGCTCTACCTCATCTGGGGCTCCACCTACCTCGGCATGAAGGTGGCCATCGAGACGCTCCCTCCCTTCCTGATGGCCGCCATCCGCTTCATCACGGCCGGTGGTCTCCTGTACGGAGCGCTTCGCCTGGCGGGCGTGCCTGCGCCCGATCGACGCCAGTGGGGGGCGTCCGCGCGGACCGGGGCGCTGCTGCTCGTCTGCGGGAACGGCTTCGTGGCGGTCGGTCAGCAGTGGGTCAGCTCGAGCTTCGCGGCGGTCGTGGTGGCCACCATGCCGCTCTGGATGGCGCTCTTCTCGACCGTCCAGTCGGCCCGCGGCGTCGCCGGAGCGCTGCGGCCCTCGCGGGTCGAGTGGCTCGGCCTGCTCATCGGGTTCGCTGGCGCCGCCTTGCTCCAGGCCGGCGGTGAGCTGCGGGCTGCGCACCCGGCCGCGTTGCTGATCCTGTTCGCACCCGTCTGCTGGGCGCTCGGCTCTCTCCAGAGCCGCACCCTGCCCTTGCCCAAGGGCCCCATGGCCACCGCCGCCCAGATGCTCACGGGCGGCGTGGCCATGCTCGGGGTGAGCTTCCTCCTCGGCGAGCGCATCACCGTCGCTCCCTCGCCGCGCTCCTTGATCGCCGTCGCCTACCTGACCCTCTTCGGTTCCATCGTCGCCTTCAGCGCCTACGGCTACCTCCTCCGACGGGTCCGACCGGCGATCGCCACCAGCTACGCCTACGTCAACCCGATGGTCGCCATCGCGCTGGGCGCCTTCTTCGGCGGCGAGACGATCCCGCTCTCCACCTGGATCGCTGCGGTCGTCATCCTCGTCGGCGTGGCGATCTCGGCGAGGGCGCGTGCGAGCAGCGCCCCCCATCCCGTCACGCCGCTCAAGGCGTGA
- a CDS encoding molybdopterin oxidoreductase family protein: MSTSPGRRLHHRTCTLCEAMCGVTIEVEAERVLSIRGDKDDPFSRGYLCPKATALQDLHEDPDRLRHPVRRVPGGWQRIGWDEAFDEVATRLKAVQAQHGRNAVGAYAGNPNVHSLGALLFGAPFLRSLRTRNRFSATSVDQLPHHLASLFMFGHQLLLPIPDLDRTDLLLVVGANPAVSNGSLMSAPGMPRRLRDLRARGGRVVVVDPRRTETAALADEHHFIRPGTDVMLLLAMLHEIFAARLVAPGRLEGFVDGMATVERAVQPFTPERAAAITGVPADVIRRLSHTLATSKRAVVYARMGACTQAFGGLCLWLVNVLHVVTGNLDREGGVMFTRPALDVVGLTARSSMRGHHDRRRSRVRSLPEFGGEFPVATLADEILTPGPGQIRALVTSAGNPVLSTPNGRRLDEALASLEFMASIDFYINETTRHAHVILPPTGPLERDHYDVIFHVLAVRNTAKFSPALFAPPADTRHDWEILAALTERMEARPGLRGRWESAARKAVFRRVTPRHLVDLGLRAGPYGLRKGLRAGLSLRTLEQSPHGLDLGPLTPCLPGRLLTRNRRIQLAPETFLNDLARVEAHWSASTATGDAEDALLLIGRRQLRSNNSWMHNSQRLVKGKERCTALMHPDDATKRGLADGQRVRVSSRVGSVDVTLQVSDEIMPGVLSIPHGWGHDRPGVRLGVASRHAGTSVNDLTDEQALDVATGNAVLNGVPVRVEGIEAPAEEAPRGVTA, encoded by the coding sequence ATGAGCACGTCACCGGGGAGGAGGCTGCATCACCGCACCTGCACGCTGTGCGAGGCGATGTGCGGGGTCACGATCGAGGTCGAAGCGGAGCGCGTGCTCTCCATCCGCGGCGACAAAGACGACCCGTTCAGCCGCGGCTACCTCTGCCCCAAGGCCACAGCGCTGCAAGACCTCCACGAGGATCCGGATCGGCTGCGGCACCCGGTGCGCCGGGTCCCGGGTGGATGGCAGCGCATCGGGTGGGACGAAGCGTTCGACGAGGTGGCGACGCGGCTGAAGGCCGTCCAGGCGCAGCACGGCCGAAACGCCGTGGGGGCGTACGCCGGAAACCCCAACGTCCACAGCCTGGGCGCGCTCCTCTTCGGGGCCCCCTTCCTGCGCAGCTTGCGCACCAGGAACCGCTTCTCGGCCACCTCCGTCGACCAGCTTCCTCACCACCTCGCGTCGCTGTTCATGTTCGGCCACCAGCTGCTCCTTCCGATCCCCGACCTGGATCGGACCGACCTCCTCCTGGTGGTCGGCGCGAACCCGGCCGTGTCGAACGGCAGCTTGATGAGCGCGCCGGGCATGCCGCGGCGCCTTCGTGACCTCCGCGCGCGAGGTGGACGGGTGGTCGTCGTCGACCCCCGCCGAACCGAGACCGCCGCACTCGCGGACGAGCATCACTTCATCCGGCCTGGCACCGACGTGATGCTGCTCCTTGCGATGCTCCACGAGATCTTCGCCGCGCGGCTCGTCGCTCCCGGGCGGCTCGAAGGCTTCGTCGACGGCATGGCCACGGTGGAGCGCGCGGTGCAGCCTTTCACGCCCGAGCGCGCCGCCGCGATCACCGGCGTCCCTGCGGACGTGATCCGCCGGCTTTCGCACACGCTGGCCACCTCGAAGCGCGCCGTGGTGTACGCGCGGATGGGCGCGTGCACCCAGGCCTTCGGCGGCCTCTGTCTCTGGCTGGTGAACGTGCTCCACGTCGTGACCGGCAACCTCGACCGGGAAGGCGGCGTGATGTTCACCCGCCCCGCGCTCGATGTGGTGGGCTTGACGGCGCGCTCGTCGATGCGAGGCCACCACGACCGCAGGCGGAGCCGCGTGCGTAGCCTGCCCGAGTTCGGCGGCGAGTTCCCCGTGGCCACCCTGGCCGACGAGATCCTGACCCCGGGACCTGGCCAGATCCGCGCCCTCGTCACCTCGGCAGGCAACCCCGTGCTGTCGACGCCCAACGGCCGTCGGCTCGACGAGGCGCTGGCCTCGCTCGAGTTCATGGCGTCCATCGACTTCTACATCAACGAGACCACCCGCCATGCGCACGTGATCCTGCCCCCCACGGGCCCCCTGGAGCGCGATCACTACGACGTGATCTTCCATGTGCTCGCCGTCCGCAACACGGCGAAATTTTCCCCCGCCCTCTTCGCGCCGCCCGCAGACACGCGGCACGACTGGGAGATCCTGGCCGCCCTGACGGAGCGCATGGAAGCCCGTCCCGGCCTGCGAGGTCGCTGGGAGAGCGCGGCGCGCAAGGCCGTCTTCCGCCGTGTCACGCCCCGCCACCTCGTCGACCTGGGCCTCCGCGCCGGACCTTACGGCCTGCGCAAGGGACTGCGCGCGGGCCTGTCGCTCCGGACGCTGGAGCAATCCCCGCACGGCCTCGATCTCGGCCCCCTCACCCCCTGCTTGCCAGGGCGCCTGCTCACACGCAATCGGCGGATCCAGCTCGCGCCCGAGACCTTCCTGAACGACCTGGCGCGGGTCGAGGCGCACTGGAGCGCCAGCACCGCCACGGGCGACGCGGAGGATGCGCTGCTCCTCATCGGGCGACGCCAGCTCCGCAGCAACAACTCGTGGATGCACAACAGCCAGCGGCTGGTGAAGGGCAAGGAGCGCTGCACCGCGCTGATGCATCCGGACGACGCGACGAAGCGCGGCCTCGCCGATGGACAGCGCGTGCGCGTGTCGTCCCGGGTCGGGAGCGTCGACGTCACCCTGCAAGTGAGCGACGAGATCATGCCCGGGGTGCTGAGCATCCCCCACGGCTGGGGGCACGATCGGCCGGGTGTGCGGCTCGGTGTGGCGTCACGCCACGCAGGGACGAGCGTCAACGATCTGACCGACGAGCAAGCCCTCGACGTCGCCACCGGGAACGCCGTCTTGAACGGGGTGCCCGTGCGTGTCGAGGGCATCGAGGCGCCGGCAGAAGAAGCGCCTCGCGGCGTTACGGCCTGA
- a CDS encoding TetR/AcrR family transcriptional regulator: MSTVTKTKPRRREQQKLDKRERIQKAAWDLFSTAGYEATTTKQVAEAAQVATGTLFLYARDKPDLICMVMHDRLAAAVDGRFQTLPRPASLLDQLMYLFRGLFEMYGEHPRVSLAFVQHYPGADGPNGQQLTALTAKFLSLISQLVVDRQARGEVGAEVDPRQAATNIFSLYYGALMSWMTGARSLPEALDPGLRSALALQIRGFRP, translated from the coding sequence ATGAGTACGGTCACCAAAACGAAGCCCCGCCGACGCGAGCAGCAGAAGCTCGACAAGCGGGAGCGCATCCAGAAGGCCGCGTGGGACCTGTTCTCCACGGCGGGCTACGAAGCCACCACCACGAAGCAAGTGGCCGAGGCCGCCCAGGTGGCCACGGGGACGCTGTTCCTCTACGCACGAGACAAGCCGGACCTGATCTGCATGGTCATGCACGACCGGCTCGCAGCCGCCGTCGATGGGCGCTTCCAGACCCTTCCTCGGCCGGCTTCGCTGCTCGATCAGCTCATGTACCTCTTCCGTGGTCTCTTCGAGATGTACGGGGAGCACCCTCGCGTCTCGCTGGCGTTCGTTCAGCACTACCCCGGCGCAGACGGGCCGAATGGCCAGCAGCTCACCGCGTTGACGGCCAAGTTCCTCTCGTTGATCAGCCAGCTCGTCGTCGACCGGCAAGCGCGTGGCGAGGTGGGAGCCGAGGTGGACCCGAGGCAGGCCGCGACCAACATCTTCTCGCTCTACTACGGCGCGCTCATGAGCTGGATGACGGGAGCCCGCTCCCTCCCGGAAGCGCTGGACCCAGGCCTCCGGTCTGCCCTCGCGCTCCAGATCCGCGGCTTCAGGCCGTAA
- a CDS encoding LLM class flavin-dependent oxidoreductase — MDLSLSVLDQSPIRAGSTAAQAIAETLALARVADRLGYRRYWLAEHHSAGGFAGSAPEILIGRVAMETRRIRVGSGGVMLPNYSPLKVAECFRMLELLYPGRVDLGLGRAAGGMPRAAKALGTSDLEGEAFAEKLRLLLDFLVDRVPQGHPFHRVHAVPRGVRAPEVWLLGSGVESAERAAALGISFCYAHFFAPGGEEAMAVYRRRFQPSPWLEAPRGAIAVSVMCAESVDEARRLATPSACWATRLVQGEGGTFPTPDEVETQRPGWSADEAALIEARLDQGIGGTPAEVRAALRTMAAAYGVDEVAIVTIAPDAATRRRSYEQLAEAFGLDAQRPD; from the coding sequence ATGGATCTGTCTCTGAGCGTCCTCGATCAGTCGCCCATCCGCGCGGGGAGTACCGCGGCCCAGGCCATCGCCGAGACGCTGGCGCTGGCCCGGGTCGCCGACAGGCTCGGCTACCGTCGCTACTGGCTGGCTGAGCACCACAGCGCCGGTGGCTTTGCGGGATCGGCGCCGGAGATCCTCATCGGCCGTGTGGCGATGGAGACCCGTCGGATCCGGGTGGGCTCCGGGGGGGTCATGCTGCCGAACTACAGCCCCCTCAAGGTCGCCGAGTGCTTCCGCATGCTGGAGCTTCTGTATCCAGGGCGCGTGGACCTCGGCCTCGGGCGCGCCGCGGGGGGGATGCCGCGGGCGGCGAAGGCGCTCGGGACCTCGGATCTGGAAGGCGAAGCGTTTGCCGAGAAGCTTCGCTTGCTCCTCGACTTCCTCGTCGACCGCGTGCCGCAAGGTCACCCCTTTCATCGTGTGCACGCGGTGCCGCGGGGAGTCCGTGCGCCCGAGGTCTGGCTCCTGGGCTCCGGGGTCGAGAGCGCGGAGCGGGCGGCGGCGCTGGGGATCTCCTTCTGTTACGCGCACTTCTTTGCTCCAGGAGGCGAGGAGGCGATGGCCGTGTACCGGCGGCGCTTCCAGCCCTCGCCCTGGCTCGAAGCGCCTCGTGGCGCGATCGCCGTCTCGGTGATGTGCGCCGAGAGCGTCGACGAGGCGCGGCGGCTGGCGACGCCGTCGGCCTGCTGGGCGACGCGCCTGGTGCAAGGAGAAGGCGGGACGTTCCCCACCCCCGACGAGGTGGAGACGCAGCGACCTGGCTGGAGCGCCGACGAGGCCGCGTTGATCGAGGCGCGGCTCGATCAAGGGATCGGGGGTACGCCGGCCGAGGTCCGAGCGGCGCTGCGGACGATGGCCGCAGCGTACGGCGTCGACGAGGTGGCCATCGTGACCATCGCGCCGGACGCGGCCACCCGGAGGCGTTCCTACGAGCAGCTCGCCGAGGCGTTCGGGCTCGACGCGCAGCGTCCGGACTGA
- a CDS encoding PLP-dependent aminotransferase family protein: MTMRAADGSPEVHLYEQVITEMAALIDAGALRPGDRLPSVRRLSRQRGVSVATVVQAYLGLEDRGLVEARPQSGHYVRARRAPLPPEPRSPRPTTTACKVSVRSLVTRVYTAARDPSIVPFGAAYPSPELLPTDKLNRILAVIARSAGWAGVAYDPPPGLPALRRQVARRAVDGGCALGPDEIVTTSGATEALHLCLRVVARRGETIAIESPTYFGLLQLVESLGIRAVEIPSLPRAGMDLDALEEALGRHRIKAVVAIPNFSNPLGAVMPDESKERLVGLLGRRDIPLIEDDTHGDLHFDDVRPRVAKSFDRRGLVMLCSSFSKTLAPGYRVGWVAPGRFRDAVEHLKFAQSVASPTLPQMAVAQLLEEGGYDHHLRALRRRLAAQVVRVSEAVAEHFPAGTRVARPAGGFVLWVELPFGVSSLDLHARAMEKGISVAPGPLFSAKHRFSNCVRLNCGYPWTDQLDQAVRTLGRLVGELSGS; the protein is encoded by the coding sequence ATGACCATGCGAGCCGCCGACGGGAGCCCCGAGGTGCACCTCTACGAGCAGGTCATCACCGAGATGGCCGCGTTGATCGATGCAGGCGCGCTACGGCCGGGCGATCGGCTCCCCTCGGTGCGGCGGCTCAGCCGGCAGCGGGGCGTGAGCGTGGCGACGGTGGTGCAGGCCTACCTGGGCCTGGAGGATCGAGGGTTGGTGGAGGCGCGCCCGCAGTCCGGACACTACGTGCGCGCGCGGCGAGCACCGCTCCCTCCCGAGCCCAGGTCGCCTCGGCCCACGACGACCGCGTGCAAGGTGAGCGTGCGAAGCCTCGTCACGCGCGTGTACACCGCGGCGCGCGACCCCAGCATCGTGCCCTTCGGGGCCGCGTATCCGAGTCCGGAACTCTTGCCCACGGACAAGCTGAACCGGATCCTCGCCGTCATCGCTCGGAGCGCGGGGTGGGCCGGGGTGGCTTACGATCCGCCGCCCGGCCTTCCCGCGCTGCGCCGCCAGGTGGCGCGTCGGGCCGTCGACGGCGGGTGTGCGCTCGGGCCCGACGAGATCGTCACCACCAGCGGTGCCACGGAGGCGCTGCACCTGTGCTTGCGGGTCGTGGCGCGCCGCGGAGAGACGATCGCGATCGAGTCGCCGACCTACTTCGGGCTGTTGCAGCTCGTCGAGAGCCTGGGGATTCGCGCGGTGGAGATTCCCTCGCTCCCGCGTGCGGGCATGGACCTGGACGCGCTGGAGGAAGCGCTCGGGCGGCACCGGATCAAGGCGGTGGTGGCGATCCCGAACTTCAGCAACCCCCTGGGCGCAGTGATGCCCGACGAGTCGAAGGAGCGCCTGGTCGGGTTGCTGGGGCGCCGGGACATCCCGCTCATCGAGGACGACACCCACGGGGATCTGCACTTCGACGACGTGCGCCCGCGGGTGGCGAAGTCGTTCGATCGGCGTGGCCTGGTGATGCTCTGCTCGTCCTTCTCGAAGACGCTCGCGCCTGGTTACCGGGTGGGCTGGGTGGCCCCTGGGCGGTTCCGGGACGCGGTGGAGCACCTCAAGTTCGCGCAGAGCGTGGCGTCGCCGACGCTGCCGCAGATGGCGGTGGCGCAGCTCCTCGAAGAGGGAGGCTACGATCACCACCTGCGCGCGCTGCGGCGGCGGCTGGCCGCACAGGTCGTCCGGGTCAGCGAGGCCGTGGCAGAGCACTTCCCAGCGGGCACGCGTGTCGCCAGGCCCGCGGGGGGGTTCGTGCTCTGGGTGGAGCTTCCTTTCGGCGTGAGCTCCCTCGACCTGCACGCGCGCGCCATGGAGAAGGGCATCAGTGTGGCCCCGGGGCCGCTGTTCTCGGCGAAGCACCGGTTCTCGAACTGCGTGCGGTTGAACTGCGGCTACCCCTGGACGGACCAGCTCGATCAGGCGGTGCGGACGCTGGGTCGGCTGGTCGGAGAGCTCTCGGGAAGCTGA